The Thalassophryne amazonica chromosome 13, fThaAma1.1, whole genome shotgun sequence genome window below encodes:
- the abcg8 gene encoding LOW QUALITY PROTEIN: ATP-binding cassette sub-family G member 8 (The sequence of the model RefSeq protein was modified relative to this genomic sequence to represent the inferred CDS: inserted 2 bases in 1 codon) yields the protein METELDPGLYHGALQHQDMELFSPEEDSSLYFTYSSGRNELEVNNLHYEVDTAAQIPWYEKLSELRLPWEIKGNKQKAINNLSLRVHSGQMLAVIGSSGCGKTSLLDIITCRDEGGTMTSGQILINGTPNXQLVRKSIAHVRQDDRLLPHLTVRETLVFVAKLRLLTHFTKAQRDKRVDDVIAELRLRQCAHTRVGNEYVRGVSGGERRRVSIAVQLLWNPGILILDEPTSGLDSFTAHNLVITLSRLARGNRLVLLSVHQPRSDVFKLFDLVVLLSSGSAVYCGAACAMVPYFTALGYPCPRYCNPSDFYVDLISIDRRSPEQEAECLERARVLAEHFLENVQDSDDYMWKPAGNDTTSTQLDSPQPLSRMEEIITVSNQRDRLPGKLHQFTILIRRHMYNDFRDLVTLLVHGFEALLMSLLVGFLYYGAGNERLSIQDTVALLYMIGALTPFAVVLDVIAKCHTERAMLYHELEDGMYSVTSYFFAKVLGELPEHCVFTLVYGLPIYWLAGLNEAPDRFLLNFLLVWLMVYCSRAMALFVAAALPTLQTSAFMGNSLFTVFYLTGGFVISLENMWIVASCLSYASFMRWGFQGLLKLQFEGNKYAVTIGNFTINIDGVHVVEVMSLNQYPLYSCYLVLLAVCLGFMALYYVCLKFIKQKSSQDW from the exons GTGGACACGGCAGCTCAGATCCCTTGGTATGAGAAGCTATCAGAGCTTAGGTTGCCATGGGAAATCAAAGGAAACAAGCAGAAAGCCATCAACAACCTCAGCCTCCGTGTGCACAGCGGACAGATGCTGGCCGTCATCGGCAGCTCAG GCTGCGGGAAAACGTCTTTGCTGGACATAATAACGTGTCGGGACGAGGGAGGTACGATGACGTCTGGCCAGATTCTGATTAATGGGACACCGAA ACAGCTGGTGAGGAAGAGCATCGCACACGTCCGCCAAGACGACCGGCTTCTTCCTCACCTCACCGTCCGGGAGACGCTCGTCTTTGTAGCCAAACTCAGGCTGTTGACCCACTTCACCAAGGCTCAGAGAGACAAGAGG GTGGACGATGTCATCGCGGAGCTCCGGCTCAGACAGTGTGCTCACACCAGGGTGGGAAATGAATATGTGAGGGGTGTTTCCGGAGGGGAGAGGAGGAGAGTCAGCATCGCTGTGCAACTGCTATGGAACCCTG GTATTCTGATCCTGGACGAGCCCACGTCAGGTTTGGACAGCTTCACAGCCCACAACCTGGTGATCACACTGTCCCGCCTGGCACGGGGAAACCGTCTGGTCCTGCTGTCAGTCCATCAGCCTCGGTCTGATGTCTTCAAACTGTTTGACCTCGTGGTCCTGCTCTCCTCTGGTTCGGCCGTGTACTGCGGCGCTGCTTGCGCCATGGTGCCTTATTTCACTGCTCTGGGATACCCGTGCCCACGATACTGCAACCCCTCAGACTTTTACG TCGATCTGATCAGTATAGATCGCCGGAGCCCAGAACAAGAAGCTGAATGTTTGGAGCGAGCCAGAGTTCTGGCTGAGCACTTTCTAGAAAATGTCCAAGACTCAGACGACTACATGTGGAAACCAGCTGGAAATGACACAACGTCAACACAACTTGACAG CCCTCAGCCGCTCAGTAGGATGGAGGAAATAATCACAGTTTCTAACCAGAGAGACAGATTACCTGGAAAACTGCATCAGTTCACAATACTCATCAG GCGTCACATGTACAACGACTTCAGAGACCTGGTCACCTTGTTGGTCCACGGCTTCGAGGCCCTGCTGATGTCACTGCTGGTCGGTTTTCTGTACTACGGGGCCGGAAACGAACGTCTGTCCATCCAGGACACGGTGGCCCTCCTCTACATGATCGGAGCACTCACCCCGTTCGCTGTGGTGCTGGACGTCATAGCCAAAT GTCACACAGAGAGGGCTATGCTCTACCATGAGCTGGAGGATGGCATGTACTCCGTCACCTCCTACTTCTTTGCCAAG GTACTGGGGGAGTTACCGGAGCACTGTGTTTTCACCTTGGTCTATGGACTGCCCATCTATTGGCTTGCTGGCCTTAATGAGGCTCCAGACCGTTTCCTGCTCAATTTCCTGTTGGTGTGGCTCATGGTCTACTGCAGCCGTGCCATGGCTCTGTTCGTAGCGGCCGCCCTGCCCACCCTGCAGACCTCAGCCTTCATGGGCAACTCTTTGTTCACAGTCTTCTACTTGACTGGAGGTTTTGTCATCAGCCTGGAGAATATGTGGATCG TGGCTTCATGCCTGTCCTATGCCTCCTTCATGCGTTGGGGTTTTCAGggcttgctgaagctgcagtttgAGGGCAACAAGTATGCCGTCACCATCGGAAACTTCACCATCAACATTGACGGGGTACAT gTGGTGGAAGTGATGAGCCTGAACCAGTATCCTCTGTACTCGTGCTATCTAGTCCTGCTGGCAGTCTGTCTGGGTTTCATGGCACTCTACTACGTGTGCCTAAAATTCATCAAACAAAAATCCAGTCAAGACTGGTGA